One genomic window of Camelina sativa cultivar DH55 chromosome 5, Cs, whole genome shotgun sequence includes the following:
- the LOC104786145 gene encoding nucleobase-ascorbate transporter 2: MDPVKPEEISHPPMDQLQGLEYCIDSNPPWGEAIALGFEHYILALGTAVMIPSVLVPMMGGDDGDKVRVVQTLLFLQGVNTLLQTLFGTRLPTVIGGSYAFMVPIISIIKDSSLTRIEDPQLRFLSTMRAVQGAIIVASSVQIILGFSQMWAICSRFFSPVGMVPVIALTGFGLFNIGFPVVGNCVEIGVPMLILFVIFSQYLKNFQFRQFPVVERFALLIALVVVWAYAHLLTASGAYKHRPHQTQVNCRTDMSNLISSAPWIKIPYPLQWGAPSFDAGHAFAMMAAVFVSLIESTGAFKAAARLASATPPPPHVLSRGIGWQGIGILLNGLFGTLSGSSVSVENIGLLGSTRVGSRRVIQISAGFMIFFSMLGKFGALFASIPFTIFAAVYCVLFGLVASVGLSFLQFTNMNSLRNLFIVGVSLFLGLSIPEYFRDFTMKALHGPAHTNAGWFNDFLNTIFSSSPMVALMVAVFLDNTLDYKDTARDRGLPWWAKFRTFKGDSRNEEFYTLPFNLNRFFPPS, translated from the exons ATGGATCCAGTAAAGCCAGAGGAGATAAGCCACCCACCAATGGATCAGCTTCAAGGTTTAGAGTACTGTATTGACTCAAACCCTCCATGGG gagAAGCCATAGCTTTAGGTTTCGAGCATTACATTTTGGCTTTAGGAACTGCGGTTATGATTCCTTCAGTTCTTGTTCCTATGATGGGTGGAGATGAT GGTGATAAAGTCAGAGTTGTTCAGACACTACTGTTCCTTCAAGGTGTTAACACTCTTCTTCAAACTTTATTTGGAACTCGTCTTCCAACTGTGATTGGTGGCTCTTATGCATTCATGGTTCCCATCATTTCAATCATCAAAGACTCTTCTTTGACCCGTATTGAAGATCCACAGTTG AGATTTCTAAGTACAATGAGAGCGGTACAAGGCGCAATCATAGTTGCATCCAGTGTTCAAATCATCCTTGGTTTCAGCCAGATGTGGGCTATCTGTTCAAG ATTCTTTAGTCCTGTTGGTATGGTTCCTGTGATTGCATTAACAGGTTTTGGACTCTTCAACATTGGATTCCCAGTG GTTGGTAATTGTGTTGAGATAGGAGTCCCTATGCTTATCCTCTTTGTTATCTTCTCTCAG TATCTAAAGAACTTTCAGTTCAGGCAATTCCCTGTAGTGGAGAGGTTTGCTCTTCTTATAGCGCTTGTCGTGGTGTGGGCTTACGCGCATCTCTTGACAGCGAGTGGGGCTTACAAACACCGACCACATCAGACACAAGTAAACTGCAGAACCGATATGTCTAACCTCATTTCCTCTGCTCCTTG GATCAAGATTCCTTATCCACTTCAATGGGGAGCACCTAGCTTTGATGCTGGTCATGCTTTTGCTATGATGGCCGCTGTTTTTGTCTCACTCATAGAG TCAACTGGAGCTTTCAAAGCTGCTGCACGACTTGCAAGTGCCACACCTCCTCCACCTCATGTTCTTAGCCGTGGAATTGGCTGGCAAGGCATTGGAATCCTCTTAAACGGTTTATTTGGAACGCTAAGCGGGTCAAGTGTCTCTGT AGAGAACATTGGATTACTAGGAAGCACCCGAGTTGGAAGCCGCAGAGTGATCCAAATCTCAGCAGggtttatgatatttttctcaATGCTAGGCAAATTCGGGGCATTGTTCGCTTCAATACCTTTCACAATATTTGCAGCCGTGTACTGTGTCTTGTTTGGTCTTGTTGCTTCCGTTGGTCTCTCTTTTCTCCAGTTCACAAACATGAACTCCCTGAGGAATCTCTTCATCGTCGGTGTGTCTCTCTTCCTAGGACTATCGATCCCTGAATACTTCAGAGATTTCACCATGAAAGCATTACATGGTCCAGCTCACACCAATGCTGGTTGGTTCAATGATTTCTTGAACACAATCTTCTCGTCTTCACCTATGGTCGCGTTGATGGTGGCAGTGTTCTTGGACAACACTCTGGATTATAAAGATACAGCGAGAGACAGAGGGTTGCCTTGGTGGGCTAAGTTCAGGACTTTTAAAGGAGATAGCAGGAATGAGGAGTTCTACACTCTCCCTTTCAACCTCAACCGTTTCTTCCCTCCTTCGTAG